Proteins from a single region of Nocardiopsis dassonvillei subsp. dassonvillei DSM 43111:
- a CDS encoding glycoside hydrolase family 15 protein, translating into MGVSRVPGWIEDYAMIGDMQTAALVGRDGSIDWACLPDFDSSACFAALLGDEQNGCWTLRPAEGEPRATRRRYRGDTLILESEWDTPSGSVRVIDFMPPRGGAPHIVRIVEGLSGSVRMETTMRIRFDYGHVVPWVHRTGAELVAIAGPDAIWLSTPISLQGHNFTHDATFTVTAGQRVPFVMTWHPSQVEESDHLDAEKALSRTERFWEKWVNQCTYEGPYREAVIRSLIVLKALTYRPTGGIVAAPTTSLPEEIGGVRNWDYRYCWLRDATITLEAMIRSGYKDEALAWREWLVRAIAGEPQLMQIMYGIRGERRLTEWEAEWLPGYEASRPVRIGNAAVGQYQLDVYGEVMDVLHLARRHNIRGGDYLWGLQRSLVNYLEWCWDEPDEGLWEVRGPRQHFVHSKVMAWVAADRAVRSIEEFGKEGPIERWRALRDTIHAEVCEYGYDPQRNTFTQYYGSKELDAALLLIPEVGFLPYDDPRVVGTIEAVRKDLMVDGFVLRYRTDLDDSADQLPGNEGAFLACSFWMANALLSIGRQDEARELFERLLSLRNDVGLLAEEWDPRENRQVGNFPQAFSHVPLVTTALNLSTRQGGWRAE; encoded by the coding sequence ATGGGGGTGAGCCGCGTGCCAGGCTGGATCGAGGACTACGCAATGATCGGCGACATGCAGACCGCCGCGCTGGTCGGGCGCGACGGGTCCATCGACTGGGCGTGCCTTCCCGACTTCGACTCCTCGGCCTGTTTCGCCGCGCTGCTGGGCGACGAGCAGAACGGCTGCTGGACCCTGCGCCCCGCCGAGGGCGAACCGCGCGCCACCCGCCGCCGCTACCGGGGCGACACGCTCATCCTGGAGTCGGAGTGGGACACCCCCTCCGGGTCGGTCCGGGTCATCGACTTCATGCCGCCGCGCGGCGGCGCCCCGCACATCGTGCGCATCGTCGAGGGGCTGAGCGGCTCCGTGCGCATGGAGACGACCATGCGCATCCGCTTCGACTACGGCCACGTCGTGCCGTGGGTGCACCGGACCGGGGCCGAACTGGTGGCCATCGCCGGACCCGACGCCATCTGGCTCAGCACCCCCATCTCCCTCCAGGGCCACAACTTCACCCACGACGCCACCTTCACCGTCACCGCGGGCCAGCGGGTGCCCTTCGTGATGACCTGGCACCCCTCCCAGGTGGAGGAGTCCGACCACCTGGACGCGGAGAAGGCGCTCTCGCGCACCGAGCGCTTCTGGGAGAAGTGGGTCAACCAGTGCACCTACGAGGGCCCCTACCGCGAGGCGGTGATCCGCTCCCTCATCGTGCTCAAGGCCCTGACCTACCGCCCCACCGGCGGGATCGTCGCCGCCCCCACCACCTCCCTGCCCGAGGAGATCGGCGGGGTGCGCAACTGGGACTACCGCTACTGCTGGCTGCGCGACGCCACCATCACGCTGGAGGCGATGATCCGCTCCGGCTACAAGGACGAGGCGCTGGCCTGGCGCGAGTGGCTGGTGCGGGCGATCGCGGGCGAACCCCAGCTCATGCAGATCATGTACGGCATCCGGGGCGAGCGCAGACTCACCGAGTGGGAGGCCGAGTGGCTGCCGGGCTACGAGGCCTCCCGTCCGGTCCGGATCGGCAACGCCGCCGTGGGCCAGTACCAGCTCGACGTCTACGGCGAGGTCATGGACGTGCTGCACCTGGCCCGCCGCCACAACATCCGCGGCGGCGACTACCTGTGGGGCCTCCAGCGCTCGCTGGTCAACTACCTGGAGTGGTGCTGGGACGAGCCGGACGAGGGCCTGTGGGAGGTGCGCGGGCCCCGCCAGCACTTCGTGCACTCCAAGGTGATGGCCTGGGTGGCGGCCGACCGCGCGGTGCGCAGCATCGAGGAGTTCGGCAAGGAGGGGCCCATCGAACGCTGGAGGGCCCTGCGCGACACCATCCACGCCGAGGTGTGCGAGTACGGCTACGACCCCCAGCGCAACACGTTCACCCAGTACTACGGCAGCAAGGAGCTGGACGCGGCGCTCCTGCTGATCCCCGAGGTGGGTTTCCTGCCCTACGACGACCCGCGCGTGGTCGGCACCATCGAGGCGGTGCGCAAGGACCTGATGGTGGACGGGTTCGTGCTGCGCTACCGCACCGACCTGGACGACTCCGCCGACCAGCTGCCCGGCAACGAGGGCGCGTTCCTGGCGTGCAGCTTCTGGATGGCCAACGCGCTGCTGTCGATCGGCCGCCAGGACGAGGCCCGCGAGCTGTTCGAGCGGCTGCTGTCCCTGCGCAACGACGTGGGCCTGCTGGCCGAGGAGTGGGACCCGCGCGAGAACCGCCAGGTCGGCAACTTCCCCCAGGCGTTCAGCCACGTGCCGCTGGTGACCACCGCGCTCAACCTGTCCACCCGCCAGGGGGGATGGCGCGCCGAGTAG
- the yczE gene encoding membrane protein YczE — translation MTAQPRPARDAAAALLGRVLVTPALPRPRLRRLAQLYAGLVLYGLSGALLVHAGLGAMPWDVLHQGLSRQTGLSIGTWSVLVGAMLMLLWIPLRQKPGLGTLSNVVVVGMTVDLFLWLLPEADSLVVRVLLLGLGVVVCAVATGCYIGAQLGPGPRDGLMTGLAGRGWSVRLARTVIEVTVVVTGFLLGGTVGVGTLVFAVAIGPLAQVFLPLMRVPDPVAGRSGPRRSRGAERGSAPGPVHPE, via the coding sequence GTGACCGCACAGCCCCGCCCCGCCCGTGACGCGGCCGCCGCTCTGCTGGGCCGGGTGCTGGTCACCCCCGCCCTGCCCCGGCCCCGGCTGCGCCGCCTGGCGCAGCTGTACGCGGGCCTGGTCCTCTACGGGCTGAGCGGCGCGCTGCTGGTGCACGCGGGGCTGGGCGCGATGCCCTGGGACGTGCTGCACCAGGGGTTGTCCCGACAGACGGGGCTGTCCATCGGCACGTGGAGCGTGCTGGTGGGCGCGATGCTGATGCTGCTGTGGATTCCGCTGCGCCAGAAGCCGGGTCTGGGCACGCTGAGCAACGTGGTCGTCGTGGGGATGACGGTGGACCTGTTCCTGTGGCTGCTGCCCGAGGCGGATTCGCTGGTGGTGCGGGTGCTGCTGCTGGGGCTCGGGGTGGTGGTGTGCGCGGTCGCGACCGGGTGCTACATCGGCGCCCAACTGGGGCCGGGTCCCCGGGACGGGCTGATGACCGGCCTGGCGGGCCGGGGGTGGTCGGTGCGCCTGGCCAGGACCGTGATCGAGGTGACCGTCGTGGTCACCGGCTTCCTCCTGGGCGGGACCGTGGGGGTGGGCACTCTGGTGTTCGCGGTGGCGATCGGGCCGCTGGCCCAGGTCTTCCTGCCCCTGATGCGCGTGCCCGATCCGGTCGCCGGGCGGTCCGGTCCCCGCCGGTCCCGGGGAGCCGAGCGCGGGAGTGCGCCGGGGCCCGTGCACCCGGAGTGA